A genome region from Camelina sativa cultivar DH55 chromosome 10, Cs, whole genome shotgun sequence includes the following:
- the LOC109126842 gene encoding disease resistance protein RLM3-like — protein FVSSISLSSSPMASSSRSWRYDVFPSFRGEDVRKSFLSYLLKEFDRKSITTFADHGIMRSHPISQELLFAIRESRISVVVFSKNYASSTWCLNELVEIHNCYMEFGQLVVPVFYDVDPSDVRKQTGDFGKTFIETCRNKTDDEIQRWIRALVEVANLAGEDLRNWYVVSDSVI, from the coding sequence TTTGTCTCTtctatctctctatcttcgtctcccatggcttcttcttctcgcaGTTGGAGATATGATGTCTTCCCGAGCTTTAGAGGGGAAGATGTGCGCAAGTCATTCCTCAGCTACCTTCTTAAGGAGTTCGATCGCAAGTCAATCACTACATTTGCAGACCACGGGATCATGAGAAGCCACCCAATTTCTCAGGAACTTTTATTCGCAATAAGAGAATCGAGGATCTCCGTCGTTgtgttttctaaaaattatgCTTCTTCCACGTGGTGCTTAAATGAATTGGTCGAGATCCACAACTGCTATATGGAGTTTGGTCAACTAGTGGTACCAGTTTTCTACGACGTTGATCCTTCTGACGTTAGAAAACAGACAGGGGACTTCGGTAAAACCTTTATAGAGACATGCAGGAATAAAACAGATGATGAGATACAACGTTGGATTCGAGCTCTGGTAGAGGTAGCAAATTTGGCTGGAGAGGACTTGCGGAACTGGTATGTTGTTTCTGATTCCGTTATTTAA